In a genomic window of Virgibacillus sp. SK37:
- a CDS encoding general stress protein, whose protein sequence is MKPYVKEFTNDEKLKTAVSILQDKGIDKKDVYLLSHDDDRTKRLASSTDANTIGIKEMDFGDAVGNLFNKKGDELRTKLQEIGFSEAEAENYEEDMDEGKVLLIVTNNENVASYLD, encoded by the coding sequence ATGAAACCATATGTAAAGGAATTTACGAATGATGAAAAATTAAAAACAGCAGTATCTATTCTACAAGACAAGGGAATTGATAAGAAGGATGTATACCTGCTATCTCACGACGATGATCGGACAAAGCGTTTAGCTAGTAGTACAGATGCCAATACTATTGGTATCAAAGAAATGGACTTTGGAGATGCAGTTGGGAATTTATTTAACAAAAAAGGTGACGAATTACGCACGAAGCTACAAGAAATCGGGTTCTCTGAAGCAGAAGCCGAAAATTACGAAGAAGATATGGATGAAGGAAAAGTGTTACTAATTGTGACAAACAATGAAAATGTAGCCAGCTATCTAGACTAA
- the thiT gene encoding energy-coupled thiamine transporter ThiT, translating to MRSNRTLFLIEVAVFTALALLLDILPLSFKIWAQGGSISFAMIPVFIVAFRWGVKGGLLSGFLWGALQVATGTAYILHPLQGFIDYAIAFTVLGFAGIFSSKIQQAVKQNNTSSYLSYIALGVLLGSFLRFVAHYTAGVVFFESAIEGQPVWLYSLVYNGSYMFPSFIICTILVFFLFHTQPRTLLKAA from the coding sequence ATGCGTTCAAATCGTACTTTATTTTTAATTGAGGTAGCTGTATTTACAGCACTAGCACTACTATTGGATATACTGCCGTTATCTTTTAAGATTTGGGCACAAGGAGGCTCCATATCGTTCGCAATGATTCCTGTCTTTATTGTGGCCTTCCGATGGGGAGTAAAGGGAGGATTGCTTTCCGGCTTTTTATGGGGCGCATTACAAGTTGCTACAGGGACGGCTTATATTTTACATCCCTTGCAAGGGTTTATTGACTATGCAATTGCCTTTACAGTTCTTGGTTTTGCAGGTATTTTTTCTTCTAAAATTCAACAAGCAGTAAAACAAAATAATACAAGCTCTTATCTTAGTTATATTGCACTTGGGGTATTGTTAGGGTCCTTCTTACGGTTTGTTGCTCACTATACTGCCGGCGTGGTATTTTTTGAGTCAGCAATAGAAGGTCAACCAGTGTGGCTTTATTCACTAGTTTACAACGGTTCCTATATGTTCCCCTCCTTCATTATTTGTACAATTCTTGTTTTTTTCTTGTTTCACACGCAACCAAGGACATTATTAAAAGCAGCATAA
- a CDS encoding Glu/Leu/Phe/Val dehydrogenase: protein MESATSAIVKESLDALFDDSSFLPELTDKTREKAFRSLVSILSTPNHVHKSFLRIPLENGEIVRIPSFRVQHNNTLGPYKGGIRFHESVNENEVINLSTLMTLKNALHEVPFGGGKGGVIINPRDYDVKELNLICKKYVQYFSHILGPEKDIPAPDVGTGEREMDWMMGEYKSIHPGQKYRGSFTGKSVVNGGSLGRKEATGRGVYFTFRYMMSDFIGEKYKWLEERDNIFARTALANYDKSLRIAIQGFGNVGSIIALEAYKCNHLNNKVVAVSDKNVTLYNSEGLDISALIKFANNNNKDLPNTEAQLKEAEIKADMLNRDELLTLDVDVLFLAAMEDQVHKDNMKAIKAPIIVEGANGPITSEADTYLSDKGNVIIPDILANAGGVIVSYFEWLQGRETKFYSEEEVYKRLYDKMQHTFDTVFPQYFGDAFPLRQNCYIHSVMRLSTILFRQGKLY from the coding sequence ATGGAAAGTGCAACGAGTGCAATTGTTAAAGAATCTCTTGATGCATTATTTGATGATTCCAGTTTTTTACCAGAATTGACTGACAAGACGAGAGAAAAGGCCTTTAGATCATTGGTTTCTATTCTATCAACGCCAAACCATGTTCATAAGTCCTTTCTCCGTATCCCTTTAGAGAACGGAGAAATTGTTCGAATACCTTCCTTCAGGGTTCAGCATAATAATACGTTGGGACCCTATAAAGGGGGAATCCGTTTTCATGAATCAGTAAATGAAAACGAAGTCATTAATCTTAGTACATTAATGACATTGAAAAATGCCCTCCATGAAGTTCCTTTTGGAGGTGGTAAAGGTGGAGTTATTATTAATCCACGTGATTATGATGTAAAGGAATTAAATCTGATTTGCAAAAAGTATGTTCAATACTTTAGCCATATTTTAGGACCAGAGAAAGACATACCTGCACCTGATGTTGGAACAGGAGAACGAGAAATGGACTGGATGATGGGAGAGTATAAGAGTATCCATCCAGGGCAAAAGTATAGAGGAAGTTTCACAGGTAAAAGTGTAGTAAATGGAGGTTCGCTTGGCAGAAAGGAAGCAACAGGCAGGGGCGTTTATTTTACATTTCGCTATATGATGAGCGACTTTATTGGGGAGAAGTACAAATGGCTGGAAGAACGGGATAATATTTTTGCGAGAACGGCTCTTGCTAATTATGATAAATCTTTAAGGATAGCTATACAGGGTTTTGGAAATGTTGGTTCAATTATAGCTTTAGAGGCTTATAAATGTAATCACTTAAATAATAAAGTAGTGGCAGTTAGTGATAAGAATGTCACTCTATATAATTCCGAGGGATTGGATATTTCCGCCTTAATAAAATTTGCAAATAATAATAACAAGGATTTACCAAATACGGAAGCGCAATTGAAAGAAGCAGAGATTAAAGCCGATATGCTTAACCGTGATGAGTTATTAACATTAGATGTCGATGTCCTGTTTCTTGCTGCCATGGAGGATCAAGTGCACAAAGATAACATGAAAGCAATAAAAGCACCAATTATTGTCGAAGGTGCCAATGGACCAATTACAAGTGAAGCAGATACGTACTTGAGTGATAAGGGTAATGTAATTATTCCGGACATTCTTGCAAATGCTGGTGGAGTGATTGTGTCCTACTTTGAATGGTTGCAGGGTAGAGAAACAAAGTTCTACTCAGAGGAAGAAGTGTATAAACGTCTTTATGATAAAATGCAGCATACGTTTGACACGGTTTTTCCGCAATATTTTGGTGATGCTTTTCCACTAAGACAGAACTGCTATATCCATTCGGTTATGCGACTTTCAACTATATTGTTTAGACAAGGAAAATTATATTAA
- a CDS encoding YceI family protein — MASSTWKIDTVHSEIGFTVKHMMISKAKGTFDSFNALIQANPEDLTDSKVEVTIEADSINTRNEDRDQHLRSEDFLYVEKHPTITFVATEIKKHSEHYYQITGDLTIRETTRPITVDVNYEGQSKDPMSGDTVAGFSGESQINRKDFGLTWNTTLETGGVLVGEDVKISFEIEAHKQD, encoded by the coding sequence GTGGCGAGTTCAACTTGGAAAATTGATACAGTTCACAGTGAAATCGGTTTTACTGTTAAGCATATGATGATTTCGAAAGCAAAAGGGACATTCGATAGCTTTAATGCTCTTATTCAAGCAAATCCAGAAGACTTAACAGATTCCAAAGTTGAAGTAACTATTGAGGCAGACAGTATTAATACCCGAAATGAAGACCGGGACCAGCACCTACGTTCAGAAGATTTTCTTTACGTAGAGAAGCATCCTACCATTACGTTTGTTGCAACAGAAATTAAAAAACATTCTGAGCATTATTATCAAATTACTGGTGACCTTACCATCCGTGAAACCACTCGTCCAATTACTGTAGATGTCAACTACGAAGGGCAAAGCAAGGATCCAATGAGCGGAGATACCGTGGCAGGCTTCAGTGGAGAAAGCCAGATTAACAGAAAAGACTTTGGTTTGACATGGAATACTACTTTAGAAACTGGTGGAGTGCTAGTCGGTGAGGATGTTAAGATCAGTTTTGAAATTGAAGCTCATAAACAGGATTAA
- a CDS encoding carbon starvation protein A, whose translation MSGIMVALLGIVVLSLGYRYYSKFVAEKIFRLDPNYVTPAHRYKDGVDFVPTNKFVLWGHHFTSVAGAAPILGPAIAVYWGWLPAFLWVILGTVFAAGVHDFGTLVLSVRNKGQSVGTLAHRLVGQRAKILFLFIILILVLMVNAVFAWVISNLFISYPASVLPVFIQIPLAIWIGHAVYKRNKKMLVPSLFALAAMYLAAILASKVGFLQIDLVQYMGGEDGAGLFGLGAVSTAFLIWIVILMVYVYIASTLPVWKLLQPRDFINSHQLVVGLGILYLGLLFTNPEMTAPVTNANPDTPWLPLLFITIACGAISGFHGLVSSGTSSKQLDKETDARMVGYLGAVGEGILALVSIIAVATFFANTDEFLATYSSFSAANGAGLGVFVEGAAGLAGGLAIPPDIATTIVSIIVVSFAATTLDTSVRLMRYIIAELGVEYKVPALTKTHVATTVAVVSSAALVLLPEGPKGFGSGGYQLWPLFGTANQLLAGISLMLIAVWLKRLGRNYAVVLIPMIFLMFMTLYAMFQQVLFEWSWFGSNSNTLLFVLGAIIFVFAIWIILTAFSVLSGKQETPMDDDTENYG comes from the coding sequence ATGTCAGGAATTATGGTTGCATTACTAGGTATTGTTGTATTGTCATTAGGTTATCGCTATTATTCAAAATTTGTAGCTGAAAAGATTTTTCGTTTAGATCCTAACTATGTCACACCAGCACATCGGTATAAAGATGGGGTGGACTTTGTCCCTACTAATAAGTTTGTCTTATGGGGACATCACTTTACTTCAGTTGCTGGTGCAGCTCCAATCCTTGGACCTGCGATTGCTGTGTATTGGGGATGGTTACCTGCGTTCTTATGGGTGATTTTAGGGACTGTTTTTGCTGCTGGAGTGCATGACTTTGGTACCTTGGTTCTTTCTGTCCGTAATAAAGGCCAATCTGTTGGAACGTTAGCACATCGACTTGTCGGTCAACGGGCAAAAATTTTGTTTTTATTTATTATTTTAATATTAGTATTAATGGTTAATGCTGTGTTTGCTTGGGTAATATCCAATTTGTTTATCTCTTATCCAGCTAGTGTTCTACCAGTATTTATCCAGATTCCTCTTGCAATCTGGATTGGTCATGCGGTATACAAACGAAATAAAAAAATGCTGGTTCCCTCACTCTTTGCTTTGGCTGCAATGTACTTAGCTGCTATCCTAGCAAGCAAAGTAGGCTTTTTGCAGATCGACTTAGTGCAATACATGGGAGGAGAAGATGGGGCTGGATTATTTGGACTGGGTGCAGTATCCACAGCATTTCTAATTTGGATTGTTATTCTCATGGTATATGTTTATATTGCTTCCACTTTGCCGGTTTGGAAGTTACTACAACCAAGAGACTTTATTAACTCCCACCAACTAGTTGTAGGGTTAGGTATATTATATTTGGGTTTGTTGTTTACAAATCCCGAGATGACTGCTCCGGTTACAAATGCTAATCCGGACACACCCTGGTTGCCATTATTGTTTATAACTATTGCGTGTGGAGCTATCTCCGGTTTCCATGGACTAGTATCTTCTGGGACTTCTTCAAAACAATTGGATAAAGAAACAGATGCTCGAATGGTAGGATATCTAGGAGCGGTTGGGGAAGGAATACTAGCTTTAGTTTCTATTATTGCGGTAGCAACTTTCTTTGCAAATACGGATGAATTTTTAGCGACATATAGTAGCTTTTCTGCCGCTAATGGGGCTGGATTAGGAGTATTTGTAGAAGGGGCGGCAGGTCTGGCAGGTGGATTGGCGATTCCACCAGATATTGCTACAACTATTGTTTCTATCATAGTGGTGAGTTTTGCTGCTACAACATTAGACACATCTGTACGTCTTATGCGATATATTATCGCCGAACTCGGTGTGGAATACAAGGTTCCTGCTTTGACAAAAACTCATGTTGCCACAACCGTGGCTGTTGTTTCCAGTGCAGCTTTGGTGTTGTTACCAGAAGGTCCGAAGGGTTTTGGATCTGGGGGATACCAATTATGGCCACTTTTCGGGACTGCGAATCAATTGTTGGCAGGGATTAGTTTAATGTTAATTGCAGTATGGTTAAAACGTTTAGGAAGAAATTATGCTGTTGTATTAATTCCGATGATATTCCTTATGTTTATGACTTTGTATGCTATGTTCCAACAAGTATTATTTGAATGGTCCTGGTTTGGAAGTAATTCAAATACTCTGTTATTCGTTCTTGGGGCGATTATATTTGTATTTGCCATTTGGATTATCTTAACTGCTTTTTCTGTATTATCAGGTAAGCAAGAAACTCCAATGGATGACGATACTGAAAATTACGGGTAG
- a CDS encoding DUF1641 domain-containing protein — protein MANPISDIKRLEIPAEDVEKNNLDELTKAVSENKEACIKGIGLLSAMNESGILDAASALIKHRKEATKNVVQELNKPQYSATLENLVELFLLLGEIDVNEVSNITDKINHGMKEAMEVPPSSQEKMNYIGMIKALKDPEINKSITMILSFLKGMGKEL, from the coding sequence ATGGCTAATCCTATCTCAGACATCAAACGATTGGAGATTCCTGCGGAGGATGTAGAGAAAAATAACTTGGATGAACTTACAAAAGCAGTAAGTGAAAACAAGGAGGCATGTATAAAAGGAATAGGTCTCCTTTCAGCAATGAATGAAAGCGGCATTCTTGATGCAGCAAGTGCCTTAATAAAACACCGGAAAGAAGCAACGAAAAATGTGGTTCAAGAACTAAATAAGCCGCAATACTCTGCTACCTTAGAAAATCTAGTGGAACTATTCCTTCTACTCGGTGAAATAGACGTGAATGAAGTTAGTAATATTACAGATAAAATTAATCATGGAATGAAAGAAGCCATGGAAGTACCACCAAGCAGTCAGGAAAAAATGAATTATATTGGTATGATTAAGGCATTGAAAGACCCGGAAATCAATAAAAGTATTACAATGATCCTCTCTTTCTTAAAAGGTATGGGAAAAGAATTGTAA
- a CDS encoding aconitate hydratase, with protein MGLNVAQKLIKEHLISGTMEPGEEIGLKIDQTLTQDATGTMVMLELEAMGLDYAKTEASAQYVDHNLIQEDSKNPDDHLFLESAAKRFGLYYSRPGNGVSHPVHMQRLAKPGKTLLGSDSHTCANGCMGMLAMGAGGIDVAMAIAGEPIYITMPEVFGVKLTGELPDWVSAKDIILELLRRYNVKGGVGKIIEYYGPGVENLSAMDRHVIANMGAELGATTSVFPSDEEVRGFLKKQRREDDWREVKADSDATYDLEDEINLSELIPLIAKPSSPGNVVPVEEVTGTPIYQSYIGSSANPGFRDFAVAAEIVKDRTIAPGISFDINPTSRQMLTNLVKEMHIASLLGAGARMHQAGCNGCIGMGQAPASGKNSLRTTPRNFPGRSGTKEDSVFLCSPEVAAASALKGEITDPRTLKFPYPEVQELKNQNRNDDLLEHPLPPEDAKQVELIKGPNIVSIPEMDELPDTLELPILLKVGDNISTDEILAGGARVLPYRSNLPEISKFTFENVDSTYVERGIKSKELGGHMIVGGYNYGQGSSREHAALAPRYLGLRAVLVKDYARIHWQNLVNFGVLPLQFTNEEDYDELTEGEVLSFKDVRRNIQEDNTLSATLQNSNKEITVQHKLTKRQKEIILSGGLINWIKDRK; from the coding sequence TTGGGACTAAATGTTGCTCAAAAACTAATAAAGGAACATCTTATTTCAGGAACAATGGAACCAGGTGAAGAAATCGGATTAAAAATTGACCAGACATTAACGCAAGATGCTACTGGCACAATGGTAATGCTTGAACTTGAAGCGATGGGGTTGGATTACGCAAAAACAGAAGCCTCTGCCCAATACGTAGATCATAATTTGATCCAGGAGGACAGCAAAAATCCGGATGATCATCTATTTTTGGAAAGCGCAGCTAAGCGATTTGGATTATACTATAGTCGTCCAGGGAATGGTGTAAGTCATCCCGTTCATATGCAACGTTTGGCCAAACCTGGTAAAACTCTATTGGGTTCAGATAGTCATACTTGCGCCAATGGTTGTATGGGAATGCTAGCTATGGGCGCTGGAGGAATAGACGTTGCAATGGCAATAGCAGGAGAACCAATTTACATCACGATGCCAGAGGTTTTTGGAGTCAAATTAACGGGAGAATTACCTGATTGGGTTAGTGCTAAAGATATAATTCTTGAATTATTACGACGATATAATGTAAAAGGTGGCGTTGGGAAAATAATTGAATATTATGGCCCAGGTGTTGAAAATCTTTCTGCGATGGACCGCCACGTTATCGCAAACATGGGGGCAGAACTTGGAGCAACAACTAGTGTCTTCCCTTCAGATGAAGAAGTAAGAGGTTTCTTGAAAAAACAACGAAGAGAAGATGATTGGAGAGAAGTAAAAGCAGATAGTGATGCCACCTATGATTTGGAAGATGAAATCAATCTATCTGAGTTGATTCCTTTAATTGCCAAACCTTCCAGCCCGGGGAATGTGGTACCCGTAGAAGAAGTAACAGGAACTCCTATTTATCAATCTTACATTGGTTCTTCTGCCAATCCAGGCTTTAGAGATTTTGCTGTAGCCGCAGAAATAGTAAAGGACCGTACTATTGCGCCTGGAATTTCCTTTGATATAAATCCGACTTCCAGGCAAATGCTAACAAATTTGGTAAAGGAAATGCACATTGCAAGTTTACTTGGTGCTGGAGCACGGATGCATCAGGCCGGATGTAATGGATGTATCGGGATGGGGCAAGCTCCTGCTTCCGGTAAAAACAGTTTAAGGACAACTCCAAGAAACTTTCCTGGAAGGTCTGGAACGAAAGAAGACAGTGTATTCCTTTGTAGCCCTGAGGTAGCAGCAGCATCTGCCTTAAAAGGTGAGATTACGGACCCACGAACTTTAAAATTCCCTTATCCAGAAGTACAGGAATTAAAAAATCAAAATCGGAATGATGATCTTCTGGAGCATCCTTTACCTCCAGAAGACGCCAAGCAGGTGGAATTAATAAAAGGGCCTAATATTGTATCCATACCTGAGATGGACGAACTACCAGATACGTTAGAGCTTCCAATTCTTCTTAAAGTAGGAGACAATATATCTACTGATGAAATATTAGCTGGTGGTGCTAGAGTATTGCCATATCGCAGTAATTTACCCGAGATTAGTAAATTCACCTTTGAAAATGTAGACTCTACTTATGTCGAGAGAGGAATTAAAAGTAAAGAACTGGGTGGACATATGATTGTCGGTGGATATAACTATGGGCAAGGATCGAGTAGAGAACATGCTGCTCTCGCCCCCAGGTATTTAGGCTTACGTGCAGTACTAGTTAAGGATTATGCGAGAATTCATTGGCAAAACTTAGTAAACTTTGGTGTGTTACCATTACAATTTACGAACGAAGAGGATTACGATGAATTAACGGAGGGCGAGGTACTATCTTTCAAAGATGTAAGAAGGAACATCCAAGAAGATAATACATTATCTGCCACTTTGCAAAACAGCAATAAAGAAATAACCGTCCAACATAAGCTTACCAAACGTCAGAAGGAAATTATCTTATCTGGAGGGTTAATCAATTGGATAAAGGATCGTAAATAA
- the fdhF gene encoding formate dehydrogenase subunit alpha — protein sequence MQEHIVVTINGEEFLAEPGQNLLDLINSTNEFVPQICYNESLGPIQTCDTCMVKVDGEIVRACGTTINDVLEVNTVIETAKSAQKEALDRILEKHELYCTVCDYNNGSCEIHNTVAEFGLEEQSRPFQPKPYEIDDSGPFYRYDPDQCILCGRCVEVCQDVQVNETLLIDWKREQPRVVWDNDVPIDQSSCVSCGQCVTVCPCNALMEKPMVGEAGFMTDQEPGLLRSMIDLTKKTEPGYGPLFAVSDTEASMREERIEKTKTVCTYCGVGCTFDVWTKDRKILKVEPQQDSPANGISSCIKGKFGWDFVNSEERLTRPLIRKDDHFVEVEWEEALSYVAKRFNEIKREKGADSLGFIASSKATNEESYLMQKFARQVIGTNNVDNCSRYCQSPATKGLFRTVGHGGDSGSIDDIAEADMVITIGSNTAESHPVLASRIKRSHKLFGQKLYVFDLRKHEMAERADRFFQPKSGTDLVWLSAVTKYIIDQGWENKPFIEKWVNGFEDYKESLSKFTLEYAERMTTIPREDLIDIAKQIVSVDKLAICWAMGVTQHQLGSDTSTAISNLLLVTGNYMRNGTGAFPLRGHNNVQGCSDFGSMPNFFPGYEKVSDDNVRTRYEKAWNAEIPNEPGMDNHEMMVAIHEGKLNALYIKGEDTGIVDANINYVTEALEKLDFFVVQDLFLTHTAQYADVILPAVPSLEKDGTFTNTERRIQRLYRALDPVGESKPDWVILKDIAKEMGYDWDYRHPSEIMKEAASLAPLFAGVDYKLLENYNSLQWPVNEDGTDTPLLFTKGFPFEDNKAKLYPLDFDLKHDTDQEFDLHVNNGRVLEHFHEGNMTFKSSGIVKELPSSFIEISPELAKERGVKEGAKVKLVSKAGETTGRVHITDRVSGNELYLPLNASGKSAVNFLTDNSVDKDSNTPAYKEIAVRMEVLEKKGKSPLPDNNYRRGNRQPQIGVQPERKWERKDYIFPGKVNQNG from the coding sequence TTGCAAGAACATATTGTCGTGACTATTAATGGAGAGGAGTTTCTGGCAGAACCGGGCCAAAATTTATTGGATTTAATTAATTCGACAAATGAATTTGTACCACAAATTTGCTATAACGAATCGTTAGGACCTATCCAAACATGTGATACATGCATGGTTAAAGTTGATGGGGAGATTGTTCGTGCTTGTGGAACTACCATTAATGATGTGTTGGAAGTAAATACGGTCATTGAAACAGCAAAATCAGCTCAAAAGGAAGCATTGGATCGAATTCTGGAAAAACATGAATTGTATTGTACTGTTTGTGATTATAATAATGGATCTTGTGAGATTCATAATACGGTAGCTGAATTTGGATTGGAAGAACAGTCACGTCCTTTTCAACCAAAACCATATGAAATAGATGACTCCGGACCATTCTATAGATATGACCCCGACCAATGTATTTTATGTGGACGATGTGTAGAAGTGTGTCAGGATGTTCAAGTAAATGAAACATTATTAATAGATTGGAAACGTGAACAACCGCGCGTAGTATGGGATAATGATGTGCCTATTGACCAATCCTCTTGTGTTAGTTGTGGTCAATGTGTGACTGTTTGTCCTTGTAATGCGCTTATGGAAAAACCTATGGTGGGGGAAGCAGGCTTTATGACAGACCAAGAGCCAGGTTTATTACGTTCCATGATCGATTTAACAAAGAAGACAGAACCGGGATATGGTCCTTTATTTGCAGTCTCCGATACTGAAGCATCTATGAGAGAAGAAAGAATTGAAAAAACGAAGACAGTTTGTACATATTGTGGTGTCGGCTGTACCTTCGATGTATGGACAAAGGACCGAAAAATATTGAAAGTGGAACCCCAGCAGGACTCCCCTGCAAATGGCATTTCTTCTTGTATTAAAGGTAAATTTGGGTGGGATTTTGTTAATTCCGAAGAACGACTTACTCGCCCATTAATTCGAAAAGATGATCACTTCGTAGAAGTAGAGTGGGAGGAAGCTTTATCCTATGTTGCGAAACGATTTAATGAGATTAAACGAGAAAAAGGTGCAGATTCCTTAGGATTTATCGCCTCTTCGAAAGCAACAAATGAAGAATCTTATTTAATGCAAAAATTTGCCAGACAGGTAATAGGGACAAATAATGTGGATAACTGTTCCAGGTATTGTCAGTCACCAGCTACTAAGGGACTTTTCAGAACAGTTGGTCATGGGGGAGATTCCGGTTCCATTGACGATATTGCAGAAGCTGATATGGTAATCACCATAGGATCCAACACAGCTGAATCTCATCCAGTCCTTGCATCCAGAATAAAACGGTCTCACAAATTGTTTGGTCAAAAATTATATGTTTTTGACCTGCGAAAACATGAGATGGCTGAACGAGCTGATCGCTTCTTTCAACCAAAGAGTGGCACAGATTTAGTGTGGCTATCGGCAGTCACTAAATATATTATTGACCAAGGATGGGAAAACAAGCCTTTTATAGAAAAGTGGGTAAATGGATTTGAAGACTATAAAGAAAGCTTAAGCAAATTCACGTTGGAGTATGCTGAAAGAATGACCACTATTCCAAGAGAAGATTTAATCGATATTGCAAAACAGATTGTAAGTGTTGATAAGCTTGCTATTTGTTGGGCGATGGGCGTGACTCAGCATCAACTTGGAAGTGATACTAGTACCGCGATATCTAACTTATTATTAGTTACAGGAAATTATATGAGAAATGGTACAGGGGCGTTTCCATTGCGTGGCCATAATAATGTACAAGGTTGCAGTGATTTTGGAAGTATGCCTAATTTCTTCCCTGGTTATGAGAAGGTTTCAGATGACAACGTGAGAACACGTTATGAAAAAGCATGGAATGCAGAAATCCCTAATGAACCTGGAATGGATAACCATGAAATGATGGTAGCAATTCATGAAGGCAAACTTAATGCACTATATATTAAGGGGGAAGATACAGGTATTGTAGATGCCAATATTAATTATGTTACAGAAGCATTGGAAAAATTGGACTTCTTTGTCGTTCAGGATCTATTTCTGACTCACACAGCCCAATATGCCGACGTGATTTTACCTGCTGTTCCAAGTCTTGAAAAAGATGGAACATTCACTAATACAGAAAGACGAATCCAACGATTATATAGAGCCTTAGATCCAGTGGGTGAGTCCAAGCCGGATTGGGTAATTTTAAAAGATATAGCGAAAGAAATGGGATATGACTGGGATTATCGTCATCCTTCTGAAATAATGAAAGAAGCAGCTTCACTTGCACCGTTGTTTGCAGGTGTGGATTATAAGTTACTTGAAAACTACAATAGTCTGCAATGGCCCGTAAATGAAGATGGTACGGATACACCGTTATTATTTACAAAGGGATTTCCTTTTGAAGATAACAAGGCAAAATTATATCCATTGGACTTCGATTTAAAACATGATACAGATCAAGAATTTGATCTACACGTTAATAATGGAAGAGTACTTGAGCATTTTCACGAAGGAAACATGACATTTAAATCGTCTGGAATTGTAAAAGAATTACCTTCTTCTTTCATTGAAATCTCGCCAGAATTAGCAAAGGAACGAGGGGTTAAGGAAGGAGCAAAAGTAAAATTAGTATCAAAAGCAGGAGAAACTACCGGTAGAGTGCATATTACAGATAGAGTAAGTGGTAATGAATTATATTTACCGTTGAATGCAAGTGGAAAATCTGCTGTTAACTTTTTGACAGATAATAGCGTAGACAAGGATTCTAATACACCTGCTTATAAAGAAATTGCAGTAAGAATGGAAGTATTGGAGAAGAAAGGAAAGAGTCCATTACCGGATAATAATTACAGAAGAGGAAATCGTCAACCCCAGATTGGTGTTCAGCCTGAGCGAAAATGGGAGCGGAAAGACTATATTTTCCCGGGGAAGGTGAACCAAAATGGCTAA